A genomic region of Kribbella sp. NBC_00382 contains the following coding sequences:
- the rplU gene encoding 50S ribosomal protein L21 — MYAIVRSGGTQQKVAVGDVIEIDSLTDQVGDTVSLTAVLVVDGDTVTTDAAALSKVAVSAEVLGRTKGPKIHILKYKNKTGYRKRQGHRQHYTQVKVTAIDAKKK, encoded by the coding sequence GTGTACGCGATCGTGCGCAGTGGCGGCACCCAGCAGAAGGTCGCCGTCGGCGATGTCATCGAGATCGACAGCCTGACGGACCAGGTCGGCGACACGGTTTCGCTGACCGCAGTCCTCGTCGTCGATGGCGACACCGTGACGACCGATGCCGCCGCTTTGTCCAAGGTGGCCGTCTCGGCTGAGGTTCTGGGCCGTACCAAGGGCCCGAAGATCCACATCCTCAAGTACAAGAACAAGACCGGTTACCGCAAGCGCCAGGGGCACCGTCAGCACTACACCCAGGTCAAGGTCACCGCGATCGACGCCAAGAAGAAGTGA
- the rpmA gene encoding 50S ribosomal protein L27, whose product MAHKKGAASTRNGRDSNAQRLGVKRFGGQLVNAGEIIVRQRGTHFHPGTLVGRGGDDTLFALAEGKVEFGVRRGRRVVNIVPAPAE is encoded by the coding sequence ATGGCACACAAAAAGGGAGCAGCGTCGACCCGTAACGGTCGCGACTCCAACGCGCAGCGGCTCGGCGTGAAGCGCTTCGGCGGCCAGCTGGTCAACGCCGGCGAGATCATCGTTCGCCAGCGGGGCACCCACTTCCACCCGGGCACCCTGGTCGGCCGTGGCGGCGACGACACCCTGTTCGCGCTCGCCGAGGGCAAGGTCGAGTTCGGAGTCCGTCGCGGACGCCGCGTCGTCAACATCGTCCCGGCCCCGGCGGAGTAG
- the obgE gene encoding GTPase ObgE — MAIPSFVDRVTVHVAGGNGGNGCASVHSEKFKPLGGPDGGNGGDGGSIILRVDLDQTTLVDYHRSSHRSATNGMQGKGDHQAGSRGADIILPVPDGTVISTPEGEVLADLVGHGSEYVAAAGGKGGLGNAALASSSRKAPGFALLGEDGEERTIVLELKVVADIGLVGFPSAGKSSLIASISRARPKIADYPFTTLIPNLGVVVAGEHVFTVADVPGLIEGASEGRGLGHDFLRHVERCAALVHVIDCATYEPGRDPLSDLDTIEAELKAHGGLEGRPRLIALNKVDVPDAKEIAEMVTAELEGRGYKVFSISTASHEGLDGLKFAMAEIVAKRRAEEEKPDNTRIILRPRATGGPEFKVKKTPDGGWLIQGEKPERWIRQTDFTNAEATGYLADRLNRLGVERQLLELGAVAGDEVTIGDAPNSVVFDFAPEVQAGAELLSRRGEDQRLDEDRPAAQRRKDKDYQYHSLREGEIERPKDLSEYGKGWVEDEVDLTPAEAKAAQKAAEKLARKQERERAAAEELEAERLYALGETIDIDAESNN, encoded by the coding sequence ATGGCGATCCCCAGCTTTGTCGACCGGGTCACGGTGCACGTCGCCGGTGGCAACGGCGGAAACGGCTGCGCCTCGGTGCACAGCGAGAAGTTCAAGCCCCTCGGCGGTCCGGACGGCGGCAACGGCGGTGACGGCGGCAGCATCATCCTGCGCGTCGACCTCGACCAGACCACGCTGGTCGATTACCACCGCTCTTCCCATCGTTCGGCGACGAACGGTATGCAGGGCAAGGGCGATCACCAGGCAGGCAGCCGGGGCGCGGACATCATCCTGCCGGTGCCGGACGGTACGGTCATCAGCACGCCCGAGGGCGAGGTGCTGGCCGACCTGGTCGGCCACGGTTCGGAGTACGTCGCGGCCGCCGGCGGCAAGGGCGGCCTGGGGAACGCGGCCCTGGCCAGCTCCAGCCGCAAGGCTCCCGGCTTCGCCCTGCTCGGCGAGGACGGCGAAGAGCGCACGATCGTGCTCGAGCTCAAGGTCGTCGCGGACATCGGCCTGGTCGGCTTCCCGAGCGCGGGCAAGTCGTCGCTGATCGCCTCGATCAGCCGGGCCCGTCCGAAGATCGCGGACTACCCCTTCACCACCCTGATCCCCAACCTGGGCGTCGTCGTCGCCGGTGAGCACGTCTTCACCGTGGCCGATGTGCCGGGCCTGATCGAGGGTGCGAGCGAGGGACGCGGTCTCGGCCACGACTTCCTGCGCCACGTCGAGCGCTGTGCCGCGCTGGTGCACGTGATCGACTGCGCGACGTACGAGCCCGGTCGGGACCCGCTGAGCGACCTCGACACGATCGAGGCGGAGCTGAAGGCCCATGGCGGGCTGGAGGGCCGGCCGCGGCTGATCGCCCTGAACAAGGTCGATGTCCCGGACGCCAAGGAGATCGCCGAGATGGTGACGGCCGAGCTCGAGGGGCGCGGCTACAAGGTGTTCTCGATCTCGACCGCGAGCCACGAAGGCCTGGACGGGCTGAAGTTCGCGATGGCCGAGATCGTCGCCAAGCGTCGCGCCGAGGAGGAGAAGCCGGACAACACCCGGATCATCCTGCGGCCGCGCGCGACCGGCGGACCGGAGTTCAAGGTCAAGAAGACCCCGGACGGCGGCTGGCTGATCCAGGGCGAGAAGCCCGAGCGCTGGATCCGGCAGACCGACTTCACCAACGCCGAGGCGACGGGATACCTGGCCGACCGGCTGAACCGGCTCGGCGTCGAGCGGCAACTGCTCGAACTGGGCGCGGTGGCCGGCGACGAGGTGACCATCGGCGACGCCCCGAACTCGGTCGTCTTCGACTTCGCTCCCGAAGTACAGGCCGGCGCGGAGTTGCTGTCGCGACGCGGTGAGGACCAGCGACTGGACGAGGACCGTCCGGCCGCGCAGCGCCGCAAGGACAAGGATTACCAGTACCACTCCTTGCGGGAGGGCGAGATCGAGCGCCCGAAGGACCTGTCGGAGTACGGCAAGGGCTGGGTCGAGGACGAGGTCGACCTGACCCCGGCGGAGGCGAAGGCGGCCCAGAAGGCTGCCGAGAAGCTGGCGCGCAAACAAGAGCGCGAGCGGGCCGCCGCGGAGGAGCTGGAGGCCGAGCGCCTTTACGCACTGGGTGAGACCATCGACATAGATGCCGAGAGCAACAACTAG
- the proB gene encoding glutamate 5-kinase — protein MKQRVEVVKAGRIVVKVGSSSLTQRGRIDLERLRLLVDAIAARRVEGTEVVLVSSGAIAAGLAPMGLRSRPKDLATQQAAASVGQGLLMARYSDAFAAHGLRVGQVLLTVDDVTRRSHYRNAYRTFARLLELGVVPIVNENDTVATTEIRFGDNDRLAALTSHLVHTDLLVLLSDVDGLYDGDPRKPGTTMLTDVRGPGDLLPLQIGRTGSSGVGTGGMQTKVEAAAIATEAGIPVVLTSAARVGEALRGDPVGTLFHPTGRRRKTRLLWLAHATSGLGQLVLDEGAVRAVTERRSSLLPAGITAVEGNFSAGDPVDLLSPAGVVIARGLVNYDATELPGLLGRSTRDLARELGPTYEREVVHRDDLVLL, from the coding sequence ATGAAGCAACGGGTTGAGGTCGTCAAGGCTGGGCGGATCGTCGTGAAGGTCGGTTCGTCGTCGCTCACCCAGCGCGGCCGGATCGACCTCGAACGCCTGCGCCTGCTGGTGGATGCGATCGCCGCGCGCCGGGTCGAAGGTACCGAGGTCGTGCTCGTCTCGTCCGGCGCGATCGCGGCCGGCCTTGCGCCGATGGGCTTGCGCTCGCGTCCAAAGGACCTCGCCACCCAGCAGGCGGCCGCATCGGTCGGCCAAGGCCTGCTGATGGCGCGGTACAGCGACGCCTTCGCTGCCCACGGACTCCGCGTCGGCCAGGTGCTGCTGACCGTCGACGATGTGACCCGTCGAAGTCATTACCGCAACGCCTATCGCACGTTCGCGCGGCTGTTGGAGCTCGGCGTCGTCCCGATCGTCAACGAGAACGACACCGTCGCGACCACCGAGATCCGCTTCGGCGACAACGACCGGCTGGCCGCGCTGACCAGCCACCTCGTCCACACCGACCTGCTCGTCCTGCTCTCCGACGTCGACGGCCTGTACGACGGCGACCCGCGCAAACCCGGTACGACGATGCTCACCGATGTCCGCGGTCCCGGCGACCTGTTGCCACTCCAGATCGGCCGGACCGGCAGCTCCGGCGTCGGTACCGGCGGCATGCAGACCAAGGTCGAAGCAGCCGCAATCGCCACCGAGGCAGGGATTCCGGTCGTCCTCACCTCCGCCGCCCGAGTCGGCGAAGCCCTCCGGGGCGACCCCGTAGGCACTCTCTTCCACCCCACCGGCCGCCGCCGCAAAACCCGCTTGCTCTGGCTAGCCCACGCCACCTCAGGCCTAGGCCAACTGGTACTCGACGAAGGCGCAGTCCGAGCAGTAACCGAACGCCGCAGCTCCTTGCTCCCGGCCGGCATCACCGCAGTAGAAGGCAATTTCTCCGCCGGCGACCCAGTAGACCTACTCTCACCCGCAGGCGTCGTCATAGCCCGAGGCCTGGTCAACTACGACGCCACCGAACTCCCAGGTCTACTAGGCCGCTCAACCCGAGACCTGGCCCGCGAGCTAGGCCCGACGTACGAACGAGAGGTCGTCCACCGCGACGACCTCGTCCTGCTGTAA
- a CDS encoding glutamate-5-semialdehyde dehydrogenase: protein MSEIIELCRNAREASYALAAASRATKDAALRAMAAALRAGTDGIVAANAKDVAAAREAGTPESTVDRLALDPQRVDAMAAGLEQLAGLVDPVGEVVRGYTLPNGLELRQVRVPFGVVGIIYEARPNVTADAAGICLKSGNAVLLRGSSSAASSNEAIIAVLRSAVVEAGLPADVIQGVPGDRAAVKELMQARGLVDVLIPRGGAGLIQTVVSESTVPVIETGVGNCHVYVDAEADLELALTILLNSKTQRPSVCNAAESLLVHADVADEFLAKALPALAEAGVTVHGDPAIVAAGKDIVAATDEDYGTEYSSLDLSAAVVPDLEAAVQHIRKYSSAHTDAIITRSQAAARRFVQAVDSAAVVVNASTRFTDGGEYGFGAEIGISTQKLHARGPMGLPEMTSTKYVVIGEGQIRT, encoded by the coding sequence GTGAGCGAGATCATTGAGTTGTGCCGGAACGCGCGTGAGGCTTCTTATGCGCTGGCTGCGGCGTCGCGGGCTACCAAAGATGCTGCGCTGAGGGCTATGGCGGCGGCGTTGCGGGCGGGGACTGACGGGATCGTGGCGGCCAATGCGAAGGATGTGGCGGCCGCGCGGGAGGCCGGTACGCCGGAATCGACCGTTGACCGTCTTGCGCTGGACCCGCAGCGGGTGGACGCGATGGCGGCGGGGCTCGAGCAGCTTGCTGGCCTGGTCGACCCGGTCGGTGAGGTTGTCCGCGGGTACACGCTGCCCAACGGGCTTGAGCTTCGTCAGGTACGGGTGCCGTTCGGTGTTGTCGGGATCATCTACGAGGCCCGGCCCAACGTCACGGCCGACGCCGCCGGCATCTGCCTGAAGTCCGGCAACGCGGTGTTGCTGCGCGGCTCCTCGTCGGCGGCCTCATCGAATGAAGCGATCATCGCGGTACTGCGCTCCGCCGTGGTCGAAGCCGGATTGCCGGCTGACGTGATCCAGGGCGTGCCCGGTGACCGCGCGGCCGTGAAGGAACTCATGCAGGCGCGCGGGCTGGTCGACGTACTGATTCCGCGTGGTGGCGCCGGGCTGATCCAGACCGTCGTCTCGGAGTCGACCGTGCCGGTGATCGAGACGGGCGTCGGCAACTGTCACGTGTACGTCGATGCCGAGGCGGACCTCGAGCTCGCCCTCACGATCCTGCTCAACTCCAAGACCCAGCGCCCGAGCGTCTGCAACGCGGCCGAATCCCTGCTCGTGCATGCGGACGTCGCGGACGAGTTCCTCGCGAAGGCATTGCCTGCGCTGGCCGAGGCCGGCGTGACGGTGCACGGTGATCCGGCAATTGTTGCTGCTGGCAAGGATATTGTCGCGGCGACCGATGAGGACTACGGCACGGAGTACAGCTCACTGGATCTTTCGGCGGCTGTCGTGCCTGACCTGGAGGCGGCGGTCCAGCACATCCGCAAGTACAGCTCGGCGCACACCGACGCGATCATCACCCGGTCGCAGGCGGCGGCGCGGCGGTTCGTGCAGGCGGTCGACTCGGCGGCGGTCGTGGTCAACGCGAGCACGCGATTCACCGACGGCGGCGAGTACGGGTTCGGCGCGGAGATCGGGATCTCGACGCAGAAGCTGCACGCGCGCGGGCCGATGGGACTGCCGGAGATGACGTCCACGAAGTACGTGGTGATCGGCGAGGGCCAGATCAGGACCTGA
- a CDS encoding 4'-phosphopantetheinyl transferase family protein, whose translation MTAVEIWWGRTADARPGLVGELNAVERERMAAYARDEDKSRFLVGATIVRRVLAGKLEVSPADVVLDRTCRDCGRQHGKVVAEGMEVSVSHSGDRIVVAFHPSAAVGVDVELINPAIDTASLATVSLSDLEAEELAAFPEDARARAFTQYWTRKEAVVKATGDGIAADLRKVIVSAPDQPAALREWAGYDGPMQLVDLPAGVEYAAALATLSEESFEVRSFDAAPLLRS comes from the coding sequence GTGACGGCGGTCGAGATCTGGTGGGGCCGTACTGCGGACGCGCGGCCCGGGCTGGTCGGCGAGCTGAACGCAGTCGAGCGCGAGCGCATGGCCGCCTACGCGCGTGACGAGGACAAGAGCCGCTTCCTGGTCGGCGCCACCATCGTGCGGCGGGTGCTGGCGGGCAAGTTGGAGGTCTCCCCCGCGGATGTCGTGCTTGACCGGACCTGCCGCGATTGCGGTCGCCAGCATGGCAAGGTCGTTGCCGAGGGCATGGAGGTGTCTGTGTCGCACTCGGGTGACCGGATCGTCGTCGCGTTCCATCCGTCGGCGGCGGTGGGGGTGGATGTCGAGCTGATCAATCCGGCGATCGACACCGCGTCGCTCGCTACGGTGAGCCTTTCCGATCTGGAGGCGGAGGAGCTGGCGGCTTTCCCGGAAGATGCTCGCGCTCGGGCGTTCACGCAGTACTGGACTCGCAAGGAAGCCGTTGTGAAGGCGACCGGGGACGGGATCGCCGCGGACCTGCGCAAGGTGATCGTCAGCGCGCCGGATCAACCGGCCGCGTTGCGGGAGTGGGCCGGGTACGACGGACCGATGCAGCTGGTCGATTTACCAGCCGGTGTCGAGTACGCCGCAGCGCTGGCGACGCTGTCGGAAGAGAGCTTTGAGGTCCGTTCCTTCGACGCCGCCCCACTGCTCAGGTCCTGA
- a CDS encoding winged helix-turn-helix transcriptional regulator, whose translation MRRSSYSPEPDCAIAQSLGVVGDGWELLIVRDLARGLDRFELLAESLRISRKVLTERLNSLLDSGVVERVAYQERPTRYAYKLTPRGRALLPVLVALQDWGDRWLLGDGELTGTNAPDEAPAHRIHELVGRRIPADLLLPSGEQPRDVVDETAQATVLFGYPATGRPSKLPEGWGDIAGTAGCTLENKLFAERATDFTAAGIAVHGVSTQRSDEQQTFAELENIPHVLLSDTELTLTAALRLPTFRAGGYERLKRLMLIVAPTREIKAVQYPITDIPAAIDWAYSTAGQL comes from the coding sequence GTGCGGCGTAGTAGCTACTCCCCCGAGCCCGACTGTGCGATCGCCCAGTCGCTCGGGGTGGTCGGTGACGGGTGGGAGTTGCTGATCGTCCGGGACCTGGCCCGCGGGCTGGACCGGTTCGAACTGCTGGCCGAGTCGCTGCGGATCTCACGCAAGGTGCTGACGGAGCGGCTCAACAGCCTGCTCGACAGCGGCGTCGTCGAGCGTGTGGCGTACCAGGAGCGACCAACGCGGTACGCCTACAAGCTGACCCCTCGCGGACGCGCCCTGCTCCCCGTACTGGTCGCCCTCCAGGACTGGGGCGATCGCTGGCTCCTCGGCGACGGCGAACTCACCGGCACCAACGCACCCGACGAAGCCCCGGCCCACCGCATCCACGAGCTGGTCGGCCGCCGCATCCCCGCCGACCTCCTGCTGCCGTCCGGCGAACAGCCCAGGGACGTGGTCGACGAGACCGCTCAAGCGACCGTGCTCTTCGGCTATCCGGCGACTGGCAGACCGAGCAAGTTGCCGGAGGGCTGGGGCGACATCGCAGGCACGGCAGGATGCACGCTGGAGAACAAGCTCTTCGCCGAGCGCGCCACGGACTTCACTGCTGCCGGGATCGCCGTCCACGGCGTGAGCACCCAGCGCTCCGACGAGCAACAGACCTTCGCCGAACTGGAGAACATCCCCCACGTGCTGCTGTCCGACACCGAACTCACCCTGACCGCCGCCCTCCGCCTGCCCACCTTCCGGGCCGGCGGTTACGAACGCCTCAAGCGCCTGATGCTGATCGTCGCACCGACCCGGGAGATCAAGGCTGTCCAGTACCCGATCACCGACATCCCGGCGGCGATCGACTGGGCCTACTCAACGGCTGGGCAGCTGTGA
- a CDS encoding MFS transporter — protein MYWRRVADLPGWLKAVMLGQLVSSAGSLAWIYFTLYLVEDRGMSPQDAGFAAAAYGVGLLLGNLSGGWFGDRFGLRGAAVASQLTWALACLAMPVVPLGGLAVLAAVAGLCGGASRPNLSALVALALPAERRREGIALSRSASNAGFAIGPPLGGLLAAYDFKLVFVLDALSSVVLAAVIWRYVPSATRVAATARVSGVWRALRADKSVLVLLGSIVVIDTVYRQLYSTLPLVLHDAGSPAVAYGVLLGLSSVVIVLLEAPLAIRLRNHHASRVIAVGFALVAAGLAALGVWPFLLGAGLAVALITAGEMLYKPTATAQAVDAAPDGMTGRFSSLYAAASISGMTLAPALGGTTYQHHPQLLYPLAAALALAAAATTYLAGRRPVVPAMPPVEALDGPPSELRAPRSS, from the coding sequence ATGTACTGGCGACGCGTGGCAGACCTCCCGGGGTGGCTCAAAGCGGTGATGCTCGGGCAACTCGTCAGCTCGGCGGGGTCGCTCGCGTGGATCTACTTCACGCTGTACCTGGTCGAGGACCGCGGGATGTCGCCGCAGGACGCCGGCTTTGCGGCAGCGGCGTACGGGGTGGGGCTGTTGCTCGGGAACCTGTCCGGTGGCTGGTTCGGCGACCGTTTCGGGTTGCGCGGCGCGGCCGTCGCCAGTCAGCTCACCTGGGCTCTCGCCTGCCTCGCGATGCCTGTCGTGCCTCTTGGTGGGCTAGCGGTGCTAGCGGCTGTCGCTGGTCTCTGCGGCGGTGCGAGTCGTCCCAACCTGAGCGCCCTCGTTGCGCTGGCGCTCCCCGCCGAGCGTCGGCGCGAGGGGATCGCCCTGTCGCGCTCCGCCAGCAACGCCGGCTTCGCGATCGGCCCACCACTCGGCGGGCTGCTGGCCGCTTACGACTTCAAGCTGGTCTTCGTGCTGGATGCGCTCTCCAGCGTCGTCCTCGCTGCAGTCATCTGGCGGTACGTCCCCAGCGCGACCCGGGTGGCGGCCACTGCGCGCGTATCTGGCGTCTGGCGTGCCCTACGCGCTGATAAGTCGGTCCTGGTGCTGCTCGGGTCGATCGTGGTCATCGACACCGTCTACCGGCAGCTCTACTCGACTCTGCCGCTGGTACTGCACGATGCGGGCTCACCTGCGGTCGCGTACGGAGTACTGCTCGGCCTGAGCTCGGTCGTGATCGTGCTGCTGGAGGCGCCGTTGGCCATCCGACTCCGTAACCACCATGCGTCTCGTGTCATCGCTGTCGGCTTTGCTCTGGTTGCCGCCGGCCTAGCGGCCCTGGGCGTCTGGCCCTTCCTACTGGGCGCTGGGTTGGCGGTAGCGCTCATCACCGCAGGGGAGATGCTCTACAAGCCCACTGCCACCGCCCAGGCGGTCGACGCGGCCCCGGATGGCATGACCGGCCGCTTCTCCAGCCTGTACGCCGCAGCCTCGATCTCCGGCATGACACTGGCTCCTGCGCTGGGCGGTACCACCTACCAGCACCACCCCCAGCTGCTCTACCCGCTGGCGGCTGCTCTGGCGTTGGCCGCCGCGGCAACCACTTACTTGGCCGGCCGGCGGCCCGTAGTACCGGCTATGCCTCCGGTAGAGGCGCTGGACGGGCCTCCCAGCGAGTTGAGAGCACCACGGTCGTCCTAG
- a CDS encoding Lrp/AsnC family transcriptional regulator — protein MDAIDRQLVEALRANGRSSWAELGRVVGLSGPSVQERVKRLEERGVLLGYRAVVAPDRVGLGTSALVGLFQRDDVETDEIVAGVREIAAVEDCWFVAGDQELVVKVRVADVTQLEAVVGSLRRVNGVVRTRTTVVLSTRWEARPAPLPEA, from the coding sequence ATGGACGCGATCGATCGGCAGCTGGTCGAGGCGCTGCGCGCCAACGGGCGATCGAGCTGGGCCGAACTGGGCCGTGTGGTCGGCCTCTCGGGGCCGAGTGTCCAGGAGCGGGTGAAGCGGCTCGAGGAGCGCGGTGTGCTGCTCGGGTACCGCGCGGTGGTGGCACCGGATCGGGTCGGACTCGGGACCAGCGCCCTGGTGGGGCTGTTCCAGCGGGACGACGTCGAGACCGATGAGATCGTCGCGGGGGTTCGCGAGATCGCCGCGGTGGAGGACTGCTGGTTTGTCGCCGGCGATCAGGAGCTGGTGGTGAAGGTGCGGGTGGCCGACGTGACTCAGCTCGAGGCGGTAGTGGGCAGCCTGCGCCGGGTCAACGGGGTGGTGCGCACTAGGACGACCGTGGTGCTCTCAACTCGCTGGGAGGCCCGTCCAGCGCCTCTACCGGAGGCATAG
- the nadD gene encoding nicotinate-nucleotide adenylyltransferase, whose translation MDSERVRPGRRLGVMGGTFDPIHHGHLVAASEVQAYFDLDEVIFVPTGQPWQKLDRAVSPPEDRYLMTVIATASNPRFSVSRVDIDRPGPTYTIDTLRDLARLYPDAELFFITGADALAQILTWRDVDEMFKLAQFVGCTRPGYSSQELPLDKLPMERITLLEVPALAISSTECRQRVAKGNPTWYLVPDGIVQYIAKRDLYTNH comes from the coding sequence GTGGATTCGGAGAGGGTGCGTCCTGGCCGCCGGCTAGGCGTGATGGGCGGTACGTTCGACCCGATCCACCACGGACACTTGGTGGCGGCGAGCGAAGTACAGGCGTACTTCGACCTCGACGAGGTGATCTTCGTACCGACCGGGCAACCCTGGCAGAAGCTGGACCGCGCGGTGTCGCCACCCGAGGACCGGTACCTGATGACGGTCATCGCGACCGCCTCCAACCCGCGGTTCTCGGTCAGCCGGGTCGACATCGACCGGCCCGGGCCGACGTACACGATCGACACCCTGCGCGACCTGGCCCGGCTCTATCCCGATGCGGAGCTGTTCTTCATCACCGGCGCCGACGCGCTGGCCCAGATCCTGACCTGGCGCGACGTCGACGAGATGTTCAAGCTGGCCCAGTTCGTCGGCTGTACCCGGCCCGGGTACTCGTCGCAGGAGCTGCCTTTGGACAAGCTCCCGATGGAGCGGATCACGCTGCTCGAAGTACCGGCACTGGCGATCTCGTCGACCGAGTGCCGGCAACGCGTCGCGAAGGGCAACCCGACCTGGTACCTGGTGCCCGACGGGATCGTCCAGTACATCGCCAAGCGCGACCTCTACACCAACCATTAG